A single Plasmodium malariae genome assembly, contig: PmUG01_00_13, whole genome shotgun sequence DNA region contains:
- the PmUG01_00029500 gene encoding fam-l protein translates to MEQKFRLLLFYKVSTFILLSWIYHFYIYKSTHNKSFVEYYKNHRKLYIRNYRLLAKYNNDKDSSIVCLKKEIPLGVNNKNDITYIEKDSTIKKKASNGYAPRNERGNKICMKNKSCIFEMKKYSHLEKKIFKELDYVDFLKKNKTISDKIYKKIMRKKCGLRFALPLLLILVLLISFILDNFWGYGITFGLFKLIVFISPAVQGSELSNYPYLTNFTDLSKIFTKETSPAIATLYVWLTKSPLSWFTNSVVETKNIKGNYCVTGFLGFLIYFVPIFILGIILISAVVYYHKKVKKYEKIKFRKR, encoded by the exons ATGGAACAAAAATTTaggttattgttattttataagGTTTCTacttttatccttttaagttggatatatcatttttacatttataag AGTACACATAACAAATCTTTTGTTGAATACTACAAAAATcatagaaaattatatatacgaaaTTATCGTTTACtggcaaaatataataacgaTAAGGATTCAAGTATTGTATGTTTAAAGAAAGAGATACCACTTGGAGTAAACAATAAAAACGATATAActtatattgaaaaagatagcacaataaaaaagaaggcATCAAATGGATATGCACCAAGGAACGAAAGAGgcaataaaatatgtatgaaaaataaatcttgtatctttgaaatgaaaaaatattcccatttagaaaaaaaaatatttaaagagcTTGATTATGTAGactttctaaaaaaaaacaaaacaattagtgataaaatatataaaaaaataatgcgcAAAAAATGCGGACTACGATTTGCTTTACCTTTATTACTAATTTTGGtgttattaatatcatttatattagatAATTTTTGGGGATATGGGATTACATTTGGTTTGTTTAAATTAATAGTTTTTATTTCACCTGCTGTACAAGGTAGTGAACTTAGTAATTATCCATATCTTACAAATTTTACAGATCTTTCAAAGATCTTTACAAAGGAGACTTCTCCCGCCATAGCAACTTTGTATGTGTGGCTGACAAAATCACCTTTAAGTTGGTTCACAAATTCTGTTgtagaaacaaaaaatattaaaggaAACTACTGTGTAACAGGGTTTCTTggatttcttatatattttgtaccTATCTTCATACTAGGTATCATACTTATATCAGCAGTtgtttattatcataaaaaagttaaaaaatatgaaaaaattaagtttaggaaaagataa